The Humulus lupulus chromosome 4, drHumLupu1.1, whole genome shotgun sequence genome has a window encoding:
- the LOC133830875 gene encoding uncharacterized protein LOC133830875 yields MSLFSNISTQSPVYFLQLSFWSVFLCNILGGSPNSLAQSRSNSLSRQTLKKGSLNPSTQTLRVKVEEETPIGRGKRAKEKRREEMYPQTRRQIAVTAALFVAGVSFMGVGAHLAYSNVEAEQARLKARRDFVKDRLRKLIDEDD; encoded by the exons ATGAGTTTGTTCTCAAATATTAGTACACAGTCTCCTGTTTATTTTCTTCAG CTGAGTTTTTGGAGTGTTTTTCTCTGTAATATCCTAGGAG GCAGCCCTAACTCTCTAGCTCAGTCAcgctcaaactctctctctcggCAAACGTTGAAGAAGGGGTCTCTCAATCCATCTACCCAAACCCTTCGAGTCAAAG TAGAAGAAGAAACTCCAATTGGCAGAGGAAAAAGGgcgaaagagaagagaagagaagagatgTACCCGCAAACGCGGAGGCAGATAGCAGTGACGGCGGCGTTGTTCGTGGCAGGAGTGTCGTTCATGGGAGTGGGAGCTCACCTTGCCTACTCCAATGTCGAGGCCGAACAAGCTCGCCTCAAAGCTCGCCGGGATTTCGTCAAAGATCGCCTCAGAAAACTCATCGACGAGGACGACTAA